One window of Desulfobaculum bizertense DSM 18034 genomic DNA carries:
- a CDS encoding heme lyase CcmF/NrfE family subunit — protein MHLFAYFCLLAALFVSLLFGGLSLYMLWTGRTRYAHWTERGQLACFALVMASSVVLLRALVAKDFSLQYVWQYTDSYLPLFYTVTAFWAGQAGSMLFWALCIVTCGLFFAASKHYAKLQPNTRVWFWLFHYSVQAFFLYILSGPSNPFLEFAHAPVEGNGLNPLLQNPGMIFHPPLLFIGYAGFTVPCCLALASWVNKENVDWLPVGRLWTVFAWLFLTAGIILGAWWSYMELGWGGYWAWDPVENSSLIPWLAATAFLHTAIIQRRRGSLPRINVFFITLTFFLCIFATYVVRSGVIDSLHAFGRSELGEPLVFFMLGTLIAGVLVVLSHKDKNARPLDELLSRSGLLFLAAWFFLAIGLVIFLGTMWPLISSMWNPKPIGLEPAFYNRVCLPLFACISLFLVFCPWLGWKGGVVNRKAFYAVCGSIIPAAGLMWMRGIHHPVALLGAVSAVVGLFGIVVLFASRKDMLRNPHSWAAYGVHVGLLLMTLAVAFSGPYKIEREAVLHPGESMQIAEYTVKYEGMQERRTPGMDYVEARLTVTENGKKVGTMTPQRRAYRNNRNVFAEVSVIPGLGDELYSTLVGSSPDGQVSLRISVNPLVNWLWIGGVLMTLFPLLAFWRRKA, from the coding sequence ATGCATCTATTTGCCTACTTCTGTCTGCTTGCAGCGCTCTTCGTGTCGCTGCTCTTTGGCGGACTCTCTCTGTATATGCTTTGGACGGGACGCACTCGGTACGCCCATTGGACCGAGCGGGGGCAGCTTGCCTGCTTTGCGCTGGTCATGGCGTCCTCTGTGGTCCTGCTTCGGGCACTTGTTGCAAAGGATTTTTCCCTCCAGTACGTCTGGCAGTACACAGACAGCTACCTTCCGCTTTTCTATACCGTGACGGCATTTTGGGCAGGACAGGCTGGTTCTATGCTGTTCTGGGCACTGTGCATTGTGACGTGTGGACTTTTCTTTGCTGCCTCAAAACATTACGCCAAACTCCAGCCCAATACCCGGGTGTGGTTTTGGCTTTTCCATTACTCCGTTCAGGCCTTCTTCCTGTATATCCTGAGTGGTCCCTCCAACCCCTTCCTTGAGTTTGCCCATGCGCCCGTTGAGGGCAATGGCCTGAATCCACTGCTCCAGAACCCCGGCATGATTTTCCATCCGCCGCTTCTGTTCATTGGTTACGCAGGCTTTACTGTGCCGTGCTGTCTCGCACTGGCGAGCTGGGTGAATAAAGAGAACGTGGACTGGCTGCCTGTGGGCCGCCTGTGGACTGTCTTTGCTTGGCTTTTCCTGACTGCGGGCATCATCCTTGGTGCATGGTGGTCCTACATGGAGCTTGGCTGGGGCGGATACTGGGCATGGGACCCGGTGGAGAACTCTTCCCTGATTCCGTGGCTGGCTGCAACGGCCTTTTTGCACACGGCAATCATTCAGCGTCGACGTGGCTCCCTGCCGCGCATTAACGTGTTTTTCATTACCCTGACATTCTTCCTCTGCATTTTTGCCACCTACGTGGTGCGAAGCGGAGTTATTGATTCTCTGCATGCCTTTGGGCGCAGTGAGCTTGGGGAACCGTTGGTGTTCTTCATGCTCGGAACCCTCATCGCTGGCGTGCTGGTGGTCTTGTCCCACAAGGATAAGAATGCCCGTCCGCTTGATGAGCTGCTGTCCCGTTCCGGCCTGCTTTTTCTTGCTGCGTGGTTCTTCCTCGCCATTGGTCTTGTGATTTTCCTTGGCACTATGTGGCCGCTGATTTCCAGCATGTGGAATCCCAAGCCAATTGGGCTTGAACCTGCGTTCTATAACCGGGTCTGCCTGCCGCTCTTTGCGTGTATTTCCCTGTTCCTCGTGTTCTGTCCGTGGCTCGGATGGAAGGGGGGCGTGGTGAATCGCAAGGCATTCTATGCAGTGTGTGGCTCAATCATTCCTGCTGCTGGCCTGATGTGGATGCGTGGCATTCATCACCCGGTTGCGCTGCTTGGTGCGGTATCTGCCGTGGTTGGTCTCTTTGGCATTGTTGTCCTGTTTGCCAGCCGCAAAGACATGCTCAGAAATCCCCACTCATGGGCTGCATACGGCGTTCATGTCGGCCTGCTGCTGATGACGCTGGCTGTTGCCTTTTCTGGCCCGTACAAGATTGAGCGCGAAGCCGTGCTTCATCCCGGTGAGAGCATGCAGATTGCTGAGTACACCGTAAAGTATGAGGGCATGCAGGAGCGCAGAACTCCGGGTATGGACTATGTCGAAGCGCGACTGACTGTGACCGAGAATGGCAAAAAGGTTGGCACCATGACCCCGCAGCGCCGGGCGTACCGGAACAACCGGAACGTTTTTGCTGAGGTCTCGGTTATTCCGGGCCTGGGTGACGAGCTGTACTCAACGCTGGTTGGTTCTTCTCCTGATGGGCAGGTCTCTTTGCGCATCAGCGTGAACCCGCTTGTGAACTGGCTGTGGATTGGCGGCGTGCTCATGACGCTGTTCCCCTTGCTGGCATTTTGGCGCAGAAAGGCGTAG
- a CDS encoding ABC transporter ATP-binding protein, translated as MMLRLNKLSKFYGSKLVLKNISFELPKGKVLLLVGENGAGKSTLLKVMSGLARSSGGDMECRVAQDKIAYVGHQTFIYPALTAMENLRFWAKLYQRKDDEDFLMSVLERVELRAAAYEEAGTFSRGMAQRLSLARVFMLEPELLFLDEPGTGLDQRSLGILHREIAAARERGATVVWVSHDVKDDLRRADMVCEIARHSLGYFGPAQDYTPHGAIVSGGDA; from the coding sequence ATGATGCTCCGTCTGAACAAGCTTTCAAAGTTTTACGGCTCCAAGCTGGTTTTGAAGAACATTTCCTTTGAATTACCCAAGGGAAAGGTCCTTCTGCTGGTTGGAGAAAATGGCGCTGGCAAATCCACGCTCCTCAAGGTGATGTCGGGCCTTGCCCGCAGCTCTGGGGGCGACATGGAATGCCGCGTGGCGCAGGACAAAATTGCGTACGTTGGACACCAGACCTTTATTTATCCGGCCCTGACCGCAATGGAAAACCTTCGCTTTTGGGCGAAGCTCTACCAGCGGAAAGATGATGAGGATTTTCTGATGTCCGTACTCGAACGGGTTGAACTCAGGGCAGCAGCCTATGAAGAAGCCGGGACCTTTTCCCGGGGCATGGCCCAGCGCCTTTCTTTGGCGCGAGTGTTCATGCTTGAGCCTGAGCTGCTGTTTCTTGATGAACCCGGAACGGGTCTTGACCAGCGTTCCCTTGGCATTTTGCACAGGGAAATTGCTGCGGCCCGCGAGCGTGGCGCAACGGTTGTCTGGGTGAGCCATGATGTGAAGGATGATCTCAGGCGCGCCGATATGGTGTGTGAGATTGCCCGGCACAGCCTTGGGTACTTTGGTCCTGCACAGGACTACACGCCGCATGGTGCTATTGTGAGCGGAGGTGACGCATGA
- a CDS encoding heme exporter protein CcmB, whose amino-acid sequence MIAQLRALFQKDLKLVLAGGVGLAQPVLLGLLLIFVFSTSLATGELASPQAAAAIFWVASCFSQVLIFNTLYGLEEANGARIALLLSPVSIHAIWLGKALAGFALLVLSQLVFLPAAIVFLGQSLHADCLMALGGLLLVDWGVVVLGALLGALAQGQAAKESLLTVILFPLLIPLLLAGVRIGAAYFSAGAMHEGNWMGLAFAFDALFTGAALFLFPAVYGAEG is encoded by the coding sequence ATGATTGCCCAGCTTCGCGCACTGTTCCAGAAAGACCTGAAACTTGTTTTGGCTGGTGGCGTTGGCCTTGCCCAGCCTGTTTTGCTCGGCCTGCTGCTGATTTTTGTCTTCAGCACATCGCTTGCAACTGGAGAGCTGGCCTCTCCGCAGGCTGCCGCAGCAATTTTCTGGGTCGCATCCTGCTTTTCGCAGGTTCTTATCTTTAATACTCTGTATGGGCTGGAAGAAGCCAATGGCGCGCGCATCGCGCTCCTGCTTTCTCCGGTATCCATTCATGCTATATGGCTGGGAAAAGCTCTGGCAGGCTTTGCTCTGCTCGTGCTGTCCCAGCTTGTTTTCCTGCCGGCTGCGATTGTCTTTTTGGGACAGTCGCTTCATGCAGACTGCCTGATGGCCCTTGGTGGGCTACTTCTGGTAGACTGGGGAGTCGTTGTGCTGGGTGCTCTGTTGGGTGCGCTGGCGCAGGGGCAGGCGGCAAAAGAATCTTTGCTGACGGTTATACTGTTTCCCTTGCTGATTCCTCTGCTCTTGGCGGGTGTGCGCATTGGCGCGGCCTACTTTAGTGCCGGGGCAATGCACGAGGGGAACTGGATGGGACTGGCGTTTGCGTTTGATGCCCTGTTTACGGGGGCTGCGCTCTTCCTGTTCCCAGCCGTGTATGGCGCGGAAGGCTAG
- a CDS encoding cytochrome c biogenesis protein translates to MNTRVNWLPFAAVATVLMLCITQWFVWVYAPVETTLGPVQKLFYFHVALAWWALLSFFVVFVAGIFYLLRRQSSWDHLGGAAAEIGVLFSGLALVTGSVWGRASWGVWWTWDPRLTTTLIMWFVYCAYLILRSSGIGAERRPVVCAVVGIVAFLDVPLVFYSARMWRSIHPAVFGKSGGGMAPEMLTTMLVSIVAFGLLWLCMTTLRTRQLRHGERLDALARGDLN, encoded by the coding sequence GTGAACACCCGAGTGAACTGGCTTCCCTTTGCAGCTGTGGCCACAGTGCTCATGCTCTGCATTACCCAGTGGTTTGTCTGGGTTTATGCTCCTGTTGAAACCACATTAGGTCCGGTTCAGAAGCTGTTTTATTTTCACGTGGCGCTTGCCTGGTGGGCGCTTCTGAGTTTCTTCGTGGTGTTCGTGGCAGGAATTTTCTATCTCCTGCGCCGTCAGAGTTCCTGGGACCACCTCGGTGGTGCTGCCGCAGAAATTGGAGTGCTGTTTTCTGGCCTTGCGCTTGTGACTGGCTCTGTCTGGGGACGCGCCTCGTGGGGTGTGTGGTGGACGTGGGACCCACGCCTGACCACAACCCTGATTATGTGGTTTGTGTACTGTGCCTATCTGATTCTGCGCTCCAGTGGGATCGGGGCAGAGCGTCGGCCTGTGGTCTGCGCTGTTGTGGGCATTGTGGCATTCCTTGATGTCCCGCTGGTGTTTTATTCTGCCCGTATGTGGCGGAGCATCCACCCGGCGGTGTTTGGCAAGTCTGGTGGCGGAATGGCTCCCGAAATGTTGACGACCATGCTGGTTTCTATTGTAGCTTTTGGGCTGCTGTGGCTGTGCATGACAACCTTGCGCACTCGCCAGCTTCGGCACGGAGAACGACTGGACGCCCTTGCACGGGGCGACCTGAATTAA
- a CDS encoding CcmD family protein — MDYTSYLMIGNVAVWLGVGGYILFLSSRQRRYELRLKQMEQLRDEC; from the coding sequence ATGGATTACACAAGTTATCTTATGATCGGAAACGTCGCCGTTTGGCTTGGCGTTGGTGGATATATACTTTTTCTCAGCTCTCGCCAGCGTCGGTACGAGCTGCGCCTCAAGCAGATGGAGCAGTTACGCGATGAGTGCTAA